Proteins encoded together in one Chloroflexota bacterium window:
- a CDS encoding GNAT family N-acetyltransferase: MDIQPITLIGRHVRLEPLSVNHAPALWGVGNDPDIWRYLPYGAIDSPVKMQGWVEEMLRRQSQGTDLVFAIVHRASGQTVGATRYLMIEPHNRSLEIGGSWLGKAFRRTVANTESKYLLLQHAFETLDCVRVQFRTDLRNGRSQKAIERLGAVREAVFRKYTLMPDGHQRTSVFYSILDDEWPQVKARLERLIEERRQTALRDDGR, encoded by the coding sequence CCCATTACTCTCATTGGCCGTCACGTCCGGCTGGAGCCGCTTTCAGTGAATCATGCGCCAGCGTTGTGGGGAGTGGGGAACGATCCTGACATCTGGCGCTACCTGCCTTATGGCGCGATTGACTCGCCGGTGAAGATGCAGGGCTGGGTGGAAGAGATGCTGAGGCGGCAGAGTCAAGGCACGGATCTCGTGTTTGCCATCGTTCACCGGGCTTCGGGCCAAACCGTCGGCGCAACGCGCTACCTGATGATTGAGCCTCACAACCGTTCGCTTGAGATCGGCGGTTCGTGGCTGGGCAAGGCTTTTCGGCGCACCGTCGCCAACACCGAGAGCAAATATTTGCTGTTGCAACATGCCTTCGAGACTCTGGACTGTGTGCGCGTCCAGTTCCGCACCGACTTGCGCAACGGACGCTCGCAGAAAGCCATCGAACGGCTGGGCGCGGTGCGCGAAGCCGTCTTCCGCAAGTACACCCTCATGCCCGACGGCCACCAACGCACGTCGGTCTTCTATAGCATCCTTGACGACGAGTGGCCGCAAGTGAAGGCGCGGCTGGAGCGATTGATTGAAGAAAGGCGACAGACCGCTTTGCGAGACGATGGACGATAG
- a CDS encoding HD domain-containing protein, whose translation MDRNFGWELVTEHVKDVGLRRHMLAVEAAMRWYARRLNQNEERWGFVGLIHDFDWEIHPDLNQHPIKGADILRARGVDEGIIRTILSHYTEGTGVEREQPIDFALLACDEITGLIIATALVRPNKNIADVELSSVKKKWKTANFAAGVDRLHVEAVTTDFSRACFDGQLDLWTHVGNVLVAMQGAAGELDLDGRLAKE comes from the coding sequence ATGGATCGTAACTTCGGCTGGGAACTGGTCACCGAGCACGTCAAGGATGTTGGCCTACGGCGGCACATGCTGGCCGTGGAAGCCGCCATGCGCTGGTATGCCCGCCGCCTGAACCAGAACGAAGAACGGTGGGGCTTTGTCGGCCTCATCCACGACTTCGACTGGGAAATACATCCCGATCTAAATCAGCATCCCATCAAAGGCGCTGACATCTTGCGCGCTCGCGGCGTGGACGAGGGCATCATCCGCACTATTCTCTCGCACTACACCGAAGGCACGGGCGTGGAGCGCGAACAGCCGATTGACTTTGCCCTGCTGGCCTGCGACGAGATCACCGGCCTGATCATCGCCACCGCCCTCGTCCGCCCCAACAAAAACATCGCCGACGTGGAACTAAGCTCGGTCAAGAAGAAATGGAAGACCGCAAACTTCGCCGCTGGGGTAGACCGCCTCCACGTGGAAGCCGTCACCACCGACTTCAGCCGGGCCTGCTTCGACGGCCAACTCGACCTGTGGACTCACGTGGGCAACGTGCTGGTTGCCATGCAGGGCGCGGCGGGAGAGTTGGACCTGGATGGGCGGTTGGCGAAGGAATAA